Within Sorangiineae bacterium MSr11367, the genomic segment GCAGGAGCACGCGTTCGACGAGCGCGAGCGCCGCGCTCGCGTCACCGCGCTCGGCCTCGAGGTCCGCACGCAACATGAGAGCGGGCGCCGACGTGGCCGCGCGCAGGAACGCGATGGCGGCCGTCGTCTCGCCGCGATCGATCATGGCGGAGGCCGCGGCCACGAGCAGCGGATCGGGCAGCGGCAGTGCGTCCTGGCGAAAGGTGAGCTCCTCCAGGGCGCGCGCTTCGTGCGGCGAGCGGCGGATCCGCTGGAAGAGGGCCATTGCTTCGTCGAGCGAGGGGCCATTCGGGCGACCCACGTCGAGCAAGCGTGTGACGTCGGGGTGCGGGTACGGGCGGCGGTTCACGTCTCTCCCGCGATCTCGAGCACGCAAGGTCCGCCGCGGGCGCGCGCGATGCGATCGCCCGCGAGCAAGGTCGCGCGCGAGGCGAGGGCGGCGTCGCCCAAGAAGGCGTGCGCGCCGCCGATCAACTCGAGCCAGCCGCCCGCGCCCAGGTCGAGCTGCCAATCGGCCACGGGAAGGCGCGCAGCACCGAAGGGCGCGATGTAGCGCCGGCCGGCGATCTCGATGACGATGGCCCCGGCGATCTGGGTGCTCGGCGTGAGGCGCACGGGCACCTCGTTGCCCAGGTGCAGCTCGAGGCCGGGGCCCATGGAGACCTTTCCGGCCGCGCGCATGCCGCGAAGGTAGGTGCCGTTGCGGCTCCCTAGGTCCATGGCGAAGGTTTCGCCGCCCTCGCGCACGATGCGAAGGTGGCGCCGGCTGACGGCGTGCGATGCCACCGCGATGTGCCCCGTCTCCGGTCCGATGGCGCTCAGGGTGGGCTCGGCGCGCCCGAGCACGATCTCCTGACCGAAGGCAAAGAGCAGATCGCGCCCCTCGAGCACCACGCGCAACACCGCGCCTCGCGTGCGGCGCGCGCGAAGGGCATCGCAGCGCTCGCGCAAAAGGCGGTCGTCCGGATCCGTCTCCAGCCAGGCCTCTCCAGTGGCGAGTGCTTCGCGGCGGCGGCCGCCCGCGACCATCATTTCCACCTCGGCCGCGGTCTGCTGGCGTGCGCGCTCGCGGCGCTGGCGATCTTGTTCGCTGGTGAGCAAGCTCTCGAGCTTCTCGATCTCGCCGGCCTGGGTGAGCGCGCGCGCCTCGCCCTCTTCGTCGCTGGCGAGGCGGTATCCGTCGGCGGCCTTGAGGGGCTCGCCCAGCTCTTCGAGCTCCCGCGCCGCGGCGAGCAGCTCCTGGCGCAGCGCCGTCGAGAGGGCGCCGTCCTTGGCCATGGCCAGGGTGAGCAGCGCGTGCTTGCGGCGCGCTTCTTCGCGCACCGAGTGCCCCTCGGGCGCGATGCTCTTGGCCTGCAGGTAATGCTGCCGGCGCGCCGAGGGCTCGAGCTCGGCATCGCCGCGAAGCAGCATGACGCGCGCGGTCTCTTCCGGCTGGCCCGCGAGATCCCAGAGCTCGGCCGCACGGGCCAAATCGCCGCGCAACTCCGCGCGCCGCGCCACCTGCGCATAGCCACCCTTGCCAAAGATCCGATCGAAGACACCCACGGTACGACGACTATACCGTCCACACGCACAAGTAGGACTCGAGACCATAGATACCTGGAAAAATTGCCTTACCTCGCGCCGTTTCCGCCTCGATCGGCATCAGCGTAGGAGCAGTTCGCAGCACCTGGCAGGCAAGTAGTAGGGGGCGGGAAAGAATGATTGGGTTCGAGACGATTGGGAACGCAACCGTCACGTGCATCGATGACAAGCCGATTTTGACGACGGATCCGTGGATTTGCGGCGACCCCTACTTTGGGAGCTGGGGTATGCGCAACGAGATACCTTCGGCGCAGCTGGAGCATATCTTCCAGGCGGAATACATGTGGCTCTCCCACGGCCATCCCGATCACGTGCACGCGGCGGCGCTGGACCGACTGGCCAACAAGAAGATCCTGCTGCCGAACCACGAAGGCGGGCGCATGCTCACCGATCTGACCGAGCGGGGCTTCGACGTCACCGTGATGCGGGATCGGACGTGGATGCAGCTGTCCAAGAACAT encodes:
- a CDS encoding FHA domain-containing protein gives rise to the protein MGVFDRIFGKGGYAQVARRAELRGDLARAAELWDLAGQPEETARVMLLRGDAELEPSARRQHYLQAKSIAPEGHSVREEARRKHALLTLAMAKDGALSTALRQELLAAARELEELGEPLKAADGYRLASDEEGEARALTQAGEIEKLESLLTSEQDRQRRERARQQTAAEVEMMVAGGRRREALATGEAWLETDPDDRLLRERCDALRARRTRGAVLRVVLEGRDLLFAFGQEIVLGRAEPTLSAIGPETGHIAVASHAVSRRHLRIVREGGETFAMDLGSRNGTYLRGMRAAGKVSMGPGLELHLGNEVPVRLTPSTQIAGAIVIEIAGRRYIAPFGAARLPVADWQLDLGAGGWLELIGGAHAFLGDAALASRATLLAGDRIARARGGPCVLEIAGET